Within the Solibacillus silvestris genome, the region AGGTAAACTCTTCATCATCAGCTTGTAATCTAGAAACAAGAGCTTCCAAATAAACAAGATTTTCAGACCTGTACAATAAATCACCTCTACTCGTGCATTGAGACAAAATCTCTATGACAGCAATGTATCCGAAAATTTCCCGGTTTGCAAATGACCCAGAAAAGTCCTTTAATGCATAATTTCCACTTCAAAAAGTAAAAATGAAACTAATCTTATATGCAAACCGTCTCATTAACGAAAAACTATAAATTTATTGTTAATTTTCTTCTTGTGAAATGGTGTGATCTTGCCCTCGGGAATATCGTTTCAAACAGACATTATGCTATACTGAAAATACGAATCATAACGCAGAACACATCGACTTCAGATGTGTTTTTCAAATGAAAAATGAAATAAGCCAAGCGTACTTAATATGCTTGATTCAAAGGATGAATGAATAAATGAAAATTGGTATTGTTGGAAATTACGGGAATGATAATAATGGAGACGAGGCGATTTTATTAAGTATTATTCGCCAGCTGCAGAAGGTATTTCAAATAGATACAAAAAATATTACGGTATTTAGTAATAACCCAAAACAAACAGCTGAACGTTATTCTGTGCAAAGTTACCCTTTATATTACAAAAACGGTAATGCCGTGAAAACGTTTATGAAGACGTATAAAGAAAATTCTAATGTCGTGAAAAACCTTGATTTTGTCGTAATCGGCGGCGGCGGTATTTTGATGGATCTTTATAAACGTGAAGCACCGCTGTATGGTTCATATGCGATGATGGCCAAAAATAATAATGTACCATATGTTGTCTATGGTTGTGGGGCGGGTCCACTAAACACAGGCTTAGGTAAATGGTTTATCCGCTATATGGCCAAGCATGCACAAAATATTTCAGTGCGTGATCCGCAATCTGAACAGCTACTAAAAACAATCGGGGTAAAACGTAATGTACATGTAATTGGAGATCCGGCATTTAGTTTAGAAGTAGAGCGTTCAAATTATAGTGATAAACCAAAATCGGTTGGTGTTACAGCGGTTCCTTACTATAATGCTTCATACTGGCCAACAGGCGATGAGACTAAATACGAAAACTATATTAATGGCATGGCGAAAAACCTGGATCGTTTAATTGAAGAGCATAATGTCGATGTAACATTTTTTGCGACAAAATATCCGCAAGATGCTGATGTGACAAAAGATATTCAGGCTAAAATGAAGCATCCGGAGAACACAAAAATTATTGATGAAAACTTGCCGCCGCAGCGTATTTTACATATTACGTCTACATTTGATGTGTTAATCGGTACAAGACTTCATTCATTAATATTGGCAACGGATGCGAAAACGCCGATTATCGGTGTGTCTTATCATGTGAAGGTGAATGACTTCTTACAAATGGCGGGGCTTGGCAACTATTCTTTACCGATTGATTCACTTCATGAATCAGACGAGAAGTTTGCGATGCTCTTTAACGATATGGCAGTAGATTGGAACGGTGCACAAAACTTAGCAGCTCGTACAAATGCGTCATTTAAAGAAAAATCAGCATTAGGGGAGCAGCTTTTAAAAGAAGGTGCGAAAAAGTAATGAAAAAAGTATTCGTCATTAGCAATATGTATCCTTCAAAGGAACATTTAGCTTACGGCATTTTCGTGAAAAATCAGGTTGAGCAATTGGAACAAGAGGGTATCGATACAGTGCTCGCGGTAAATACCAATCCAGCAACAGGAAAGAAAAATGTTATTCTGAAATATTTAAAGTGGGCTCAACAGTTTATGCGTGTATTCCGTGCAAACAAGCGGAATATTTCGCTAACACATAGTCATTACGTATTTCCGAGCGGGATATTCAGCTACTATTTAAAAAAGCGCCACAATATCCCGTATATTGTGACGGCACATGGTGGAGATATTAATAAAATGGCTAAAAAAGGCGGACAAATCCGTGAGTTTACGGAGAAGATTTTACAGTCTGCAGATCATGTCATTGCAGTAGGGGAAGAGCTTGGTGCAACGATTGAAACAACTTTCCATGTTGAAAACGATAAAATTTCGGTGATGAGCATGGGGATTGATCGTACGGTTTTCAATAAAGCGGACGATAAAAAACAACATGCAAAAGAGCTTGGAATGGACCCTGACAAGACAAACTTTTTATTCGTAGGTAACATTATACGGGAAAAAGGCGTTACAGAACTTGTACGTGCATTCAATAAAGTAACGGAATCGCTTCCGCAGCAAGCCGCTCTTTATTGTGTTGGTTCGACAAAAGATAGTAATTTTACTAGTAAAGTAAAAGAGCTTGCTAGGGACAATACGGCGATTCATTTTATTGAACCATTACCACAGCAAGAGTTGGCACGTTATTTTCAGGCGGCTGATGTTTTCGTACTCCCTTCTTATATTGAAGGACTGGGATTAGTAGCTTTAGAGGCAATGAGCTGCGGCACACCGGTCATTGCATCGGATGTCGGAGGACTGCATTATATGCTGGCAGATGGAGCAGGGGTATTAGTGCCTCCTAAAGACGAAATTTTACTTCAGCTGGCACTTGAAAATGCAGTGAAAGACGGGATCGCAGTTAATGAAGCACGTGTAGCAGAGCTGCTTCATACACATGATGCAAAAAACATTATTGCACGTTTAAAAGAGCTCTACACAACACATGCGAAATAAAGTAATTGTAATTAAAGGATTGTGATAAGCGTTGAAAGGAATTTTAAAAATAGTAGGGGCCGTCGCGGTTATTAATATTTTAGCGCGACTGGTCGGCTTTGCCCGTGAAACGTATATCGGGATTGAATTTGGTACCACTTTATATTCAGATAGTATTGTTAATGCTTATACAATTCCAAACTTTTTATATTTAGTCATCGGCGGAGCGTTTACGACGGCGTTTATATCCATATACCATAAGACGTCATCAAGCATTACAGAATATATACAGCGAACGTTTACAACGATAGTTGTTTCGATTACGCTCATTGTCATTTTATTTATGGTGTTGGCCGATCCGATATTAATGCAATTTTTCCAAGTTGAGAATCAGGCGGAATATGAAATACTGCGCTCGCTTTACTACTGGATGATGCCATCGACGATTATGCTCGTATTATCGACTTGGATGAGCGGTATTTTAAATGTCCAGGGCCGTTATCATTTATCAGCGTTTTCAGTGCTTATTTATAATGCTTCATTTTTACTCGTATCCGTAGTCTTGTCCATCACAATGGGACCGGTCGGAATGGGGATCGGGGCATTAGTCGGTGCGATCTGTATGTTCCTGTTCCTTGTATTCGGAGTTCGGAATGTGAAAGAAATGTCCTTCAAGCCAAACTTTAAACAGGCTGAAGATCAAAAAATGCTATGGAAAGTTGCATTGCCAATTATGCTTGGCGGTGCGACTGCACAGCTATATATTTTAATTCAACGATTTTTTACAAATATGCTGGAAGCTGGTGTTCCGTCAGCGATGAACTATGCGACAAAAATGTCCCAGTTCCCGCAGGCAATTTTAATGACTGCTGTAACGACCGTTATTTTCCCTTTACTCAGCAAAAAAGAAGGAGAAGGGGACACAGAGTCGGTAAAACAACTGTATGTTCGCGGGATGCGTCTATTATATTTACTCGTATTGCCTGTTTCGGTGTTCTTCTACTTCCAGGCAGAAGGGATTGTCCGCATCATATTTGAATATAAAGAATTTGATGCAGAGTCAACAGCGATTACAGCGCCACTGCTGCAAGTATTCAGTACGACGATGTTCTTCCTTGCTGCAAACACGTATATTACGCGTTTCTACTATGCGAAGGGTAACTCCGTATTACCGATGATATTCAGTATTTTAACAGTATTCGGTGTGAATATTGCGGTCGTAATGGCGACGATTGATGAAATGGGCGCTAATGCGGTTGCCCTAGGGACATTAATCAGTGCTATCGTAAACTTCCTGTTGCTTGTATTTGTGCTTCAAAGTAAATATAAGTTAAAACTTTTGGACAATAACGTTAGTCAGCTGTTTAAGTTGGCCATCATTGGACTAATATACGTCGCAATTAACTGGGCGATTGCACATTGGATTTCAATCGATCAAAAATGGCTTCATATAATTGCTACATTTATCGTTGCGTCAATTAGCTATATGATATTACTGTTCGCGTTCAAAATGGATGAGCTGCAGCAGATTACAGGTAAAGTAAAAGGTAAGATTTTACGAAAAAAATAACATGACAAAGCGCGTATCCTGAAATTGATTAGGATACGCCTTTTTGTATCTACTATATAATGATATTTCAGGAAAAGAATAATTTATCCTTATAACAGGTCAATTAACGGATGATGAAATTCAAATTATTGCTAAGTTATGTCAATGGAGTGCTAATAATAAGGAGAAATGTTAGTTATATGGCGGAAAACTTTATTTTAAAAAAACTTTCCTATATAATCATAAGTGGAATAATTGGAATTTAATATAAATTACTAAACATCTAAAATAGAGATAAGGGTGGAGAAGTATGGCAAGAGGAAGACGTGTAAATTCATGCGGTGAAAAAAGTAAAAAATTATTATTGGAAAAAGCAATTGAGTTATTTTCTACATATGGTTATCATCAAACAAAAATCAGTGATATTGTGAAATCGGCAAATTTAACACAGCCGACATTTTATTTATATTTTCAAAGTAAGGAAACATTGTTTAACGATTTAAATGAGAAGTTCCACAATGAGCTAACTGAAATTTTTTCTAGTTCAACAAATGACATAAACAACGGGAAAATTGGAATCGACCTTATTCAAGGAAGTCTGACACATATTTTCGAGTTTTTTATCGAAAACCCCAACCTCACAAAAATCGGTTTTTATGAAGCAGAGCAATCAACGGCCGTAAAGGAAATGCTTGTTTCTGAATTAATACATATCCTAAATACACAGTTAAAAGATTCGAATGTTTTAAAGCAGGCGGATGCGACTATTCTTGCAGAAAGTCTTATTGGTTCGGTGGAACGGCTGACACTGACAAACTTATTAACGAATAAAACGAGTCCGGAACAGCTAGCAAAAGAGATTTGCATGATTTATTTTGCAACGGAACTAAGCTTAGTACATTCATAAAATTGAAAGAGACGATTGCCAATGCGCAAATCGTCTCTTTTTTCATTTACTGTTTTGTCGTTACATGTAAATAAACACCAGCTTTTAAATTTTTGCCTTTCTCATTTTTTACTTTAGGATGAACGATGAGGGCATATTCTTTGCCAGCCGTTAATTCTTTTGCAGGGGTAACAACGAGCTGTTGACCCGATAATTTGTGGGTTGTTTTTACAGTATCTGCACCCAGCTCTACTAGTTCTACGGAAGAAGCATTGAGCTCTTTCGCCAGTTTAGCGGAAAACTTGATTGTAAATGTTTTATTTAACGGAACATTTTTTAAGGCAGCAAGTTCTTTATAGGTTTTTAAGTTTGAAGCGATTGTATCGTAATGTGCTTTAAAGAGGGGCTCGCTTGCTGTTTTAATATGAGGTTTAACCCCAACTTCATTTATTTTCGTACCGTTTGGACCATAAAAATGGCCAACTGTTAATTTAAGAAAGCTGCCGTCTTCAAGCTCATAAAATGCCTGCATCGAGCCTTTACCATAAGTCGTTTCCCCGTAAAGTGTGACTGCTTTTTGATCGGAAAGTGCTGCTGCAGTCATTTCCGATGAGCTGGCACTATATCGATTTATAAGCATTTTCGTATTTTCAGGGAATGTTGTTGATTGCTTCATCGAACGTACAATAGATGTCCCCGAAGTTTCTTTCAATTTATAGGCATAGGAGGCATTCGGGAACATACCGATAAGCTGTTCTGCTGCGGTTACATAGCCGCCCCCGTTATTTTGCAAATCGAAAATAAATGATTTAGCCCCTTTATTTTTCAAATCACGAATAGCCTTTGTAACGAGGCTCACCGTGTCGTTTGAAAATGAATTCAATGAAATGTATCCCGTATTGCCGTATAAAAGCTTTGTTTCCACATTAGGAAGTGAGAAAGCTTTACGTGTTAATTTTTTCGTTATAATTGTGCCGTCTTCACGTGAAAGCGTTAAAGAAACCGTTGTATTTGCTGCGCCTTTTATAAGTAAAGAAGCCTGGTCGATTGTCAGTTCTGCAACCGGTTTCCCATCAATCTCTGTGATGATATCGCCAACTTTTAAGCCGGCATTTTTTGCGCTGCCCCCATCGATCAGCTCGGATATTTGAATACCGCCTTCAACCTTTTCGATGATAACGCCAATGCCTACAGTAGTAAGGTCCACGCCATTAATAAACTCATCGAATTCTTCCGGTGTAAAGTAAGCGGAATACGAATCGAGCATTTCTGTCAGTTGGTCGATGCTTGTAGCACGGTTGATATCACCATTAATATTCCCTACATAGTTTTCCTTAACAATCTGTTTTGCTTCATCTAAAGGAGCACCTAGCACCGTCAAAGGAACGGTTAGGCACATGATGAAAAACAGTATTGCTGACAAACGTCTTTTTAGCATGAGTCCACCTCATTAGTTTTATTTTTCTAAAATGTAATGCGTAATGCCACAATAGCGATATTACCATATTTTATCATGAATACTTCACTAATTTATGGTAAATGTAAAAAATTATTTTAATCTATTTTTAGTCAATAAAAGAGGGTAAGTTACAAGTTTTTACACTTATAACTTACCCTCATACTAGTAATTAAACTTATTTTCGTTTTGCTAAATACATGATGTAGCCGATGACACCACCGACTAATGCAGGGACAACCCATGCGATGCCTTGCTCATAAAACGGGAAGATTGATAAAAACTTATCGTAAGCTTCGATTTCGAATCCGGCTTGTTTGATCCCGTCATAAATTGCCACAATACCTGTGAAAATTAAAGCCATTCCATACACGCTCGGTGCATGATTGAAAAGGTTTCCGAATAATGCAAAAATCATAAGCACAATTGCGAATGGATAAATTGCAACCAATACAGGCAATGATAGATTAATTAAATCTGATAATCCAAAGTTTGAAACACCGAAGCTGAAAAGTGCGAAAATAACTAAGTACACCTGGTAAGAAACTTTCGGGAAAATCTTATGGAAAAATGTTGCGTTTGCAGATAATAAACCTACAGATGTTGTTAAACAAGCTAAAATAATCACGGCTGATAAAATGATATTACCGGCTTGTCCGTATAGTTTCTGTGCTGCCAGAGAAATTATTGTACCGCCATCTTCTTGGAAGCCGATAGCCGATGTACTTGTTACACCGATATAACCTAATGATACATAGACAAATGCTAAACCTATTGCAGCGACAATACCTGCGAAAATTGTAATTTTAACTTGTTTAGCTCTATCCGTTACGCCACGAGCAACTAATGATTGAACGATAACGATTCCGAATACTAATGATGCCAGTACGTCCATCGTCAAGTAACCTTGAATGAATGATTCACCAAAAGCGTTATTAATATATGGCCCCTGCGCTTCACCAGCTTCACCTAACGGAGTAATAACGGCTTTAATCGCAAGTAAACAAATAACGACTAAAAGAGCAGGTGTTAAAATTTTTCCGACACGGTCGACGATTTTTGTCGGGTTATATGCTAAGTAGAATGTGATTCCGAAAAAGATAAGTGTTGTAATAAATAATGGAATCCAGCTACCTTTCATTGCTTCTGTTAAAAACGGTTCCACACCGATTGAATATGACACAGCACCAGTACGCGGAATTGCAAAGAATGGTCCGATCGACAAGTATATAATCGACGTGAAAATTATACCGAAATATGGATTAATGCGACCTGCCAATATTTCTAAGTCTCCGCCGTTCTTTGCTACGGCAATAATACCTAATAGAGGCAACCCTACTCCTGTTATTAAAAATCCGATCATGGATATTACAATATTTTCCCCGGCCATTTGACCTAGTTGTGGTGGGAATATGATATTACCTGCACCTAGGAACAATGCAAATAACATAAAACCTACCGCGATATTCTCACGGAAAAAACTTGACTTGCTATTCATGTTGACTTAACTCCTTTAATTTGAAAATACAAAGTTTTCTAAAAATTTAAATCTTTTAACAAAAACTAATTCTATCATAAAACTATTAAAAAACAAGCATATTTTAAGAAATCATTTTGCAACAATTCAGTGTCTATAAAATATTCGTTTATTTCTATTACATAATATTACTATGTGAGTATAGTAATAGAAGAAAAATATAGCTACCCGAATAATTTTCTTATTAAAAGAGGGTTGTATCCTCTATTAAAAATTAAGTAAAATAGAGTAAAAAATAGTTTCATTGAGAAGGGGGAGTTTTCATGTTGAATAATAAATGGAAGGTAGTGCTGACTGGTGTCACATTTTCACTTGCACTATTCATTGCACCCGATGCCCAAGCATCCACCTATACGGTGAAACATGGCGATACGTTAACAAAAATTGCGAAAGCTCATAACACGACGATTAATCAGCTTAGACAATGGAACAAACTATCTCAAGATCGCATTTTTATCGCGCAAAAACTGGTCGTTGCACCAGCAAAAAGTGCAGTGAGCAAAACGGCGGCGGCAACTAAAACGGCAGCAACAAAAACAACAGCTGTTTCAGTTGTAGAGGAAAAAGTCGAAACCCTGCAGAATGCCGTTTCGCATACCGTTATTAAAGGTGATAATTTAACAAAGATCGCTAAAAAGTATAGTATAACGGTAGCGAGTATTAAACAGTTGAACAATTTGAAAACGGATGCGATTAAAGTTGGTCAAAAGCTGACAATCAGTCCGCAATCAACTAAAGACTTAGCTGTTGAAGCGCCTTCTGCCAAAACAGTGGAAGCGGAAATTAATTTTAATCAAACGGCAGATGATGCGATTGAAAAACAGTTGAAGAAGGAAGTTGCAATGCCTGGGAAGGTTTCGCAACAAACAGAACACCTTTATGCACAAGCTATTGAAGCGGCTAATGCAGTATTAGGCACACCTTATAAATACGGCGGAACGACAACAGATGGATTTGACTGTAGCGGCTTTGTAAACTACATATTTAATTCAGTTGGCATCCAAATGGATCGTAAAAGCAGTCTTATGTATTTCGAACAAGATACGACAAAAGTGACGCAACCTGTACCGGGAGATTTAGTATTTTTCAAAAATACATTTATCCCAAATGTCTCACATATGGGTATTTATATTGGTAATGATGAATTTATCCATGCGGGTTCTAAGGGGATTACGGTTTCGAATGTCAAAGAAAAATATTGGGATGAGCGCTTTGTCGCATACAAACGCATTAATAATTTAAAATAAAATAGTGAAGAGCTAATAAGTGATGTTGAAAATTGCTTACTAGTTCTTTTTTTGTTACATAAATTCGTGATAATGTTACAAATGTTACAAAAAAGAGCTTAAATATTGGTTAATATTACAAATAATAGAGGCATTTGTTTGGGTAATAGTGTAAAAATCCTAATTGAAATAGGTTCTTTGGCAATGTTTGAAGTTATTTAAAAGCGGGTAAATGTAACTTTGTTGTTACATAACTGTAATGTCATTAAATATAATCTCGTGTTAACCTAATATCAGTTAAGTTTTCAGAAAATTTATTGGTTGGGGGAACACGATGGATTACTTAAAATTAATACGCAATACCGTACTAACTTTGGCAGCTGCCTTCGTAATTTTCTTCGCACCGGTGAATGAAAAGGAAGCTTCTGCAGAAGAATCTGCTTACTCGATTGATGAGTTAAAAGAAGTCTCTTCAAAATATTTAGGAGTTCGCTATTCATACGGCGGTACATCAGCAAAAGGCTTTGACTGCTCTGGCTATGTACGTCATGTCTTTAAAGAACTAGGCATTACATCACTGAATCGCACATCTTCAGATATGTATACGCAAGGTACGAAAGTTAAGAAAAGTGACCTTGAGCCAGGCGATTTAGTATTTTTCAACACATCAGGCAAACGCATCTCTCATGTAGGGATTTACATTGGTTCAGGAAAATTCATCCACGCTTCTACAAGCAAGGGTGTTATCAAAACAAGCATTAACGACAAATATTACTGGGGTAAAAAGTACGTAGGTGCTAAACGCATCGCCAACTTCTCAACAGAAGAAGCCCTTGTAGCAGATGCAGACGATTCAGATGTAGACAACACTCCAGAAGCAGAATAATACATAGCTTACACACACTACTACATACTGCATAATTCGTAATTATAATCTCTCACCTTTTATAGGGTGGGGGATTTTTTAGTGTGGTTTGGGCTTGGTAGTGCGGCTGAATGATAGATTGGGTTTCTATATTTTGAGGGGGGAAGCTAGATTGGATGGCGTTCTACTTTTAGAGCGGGGAATTTTCTCTATAAGTTTCGACGTGTTCCCCATTATGAGCGCTTGGTTCTACATTAGCGCTGAAACTTTCCACATTTCCTGATTGAATGGCGAATAAAAAGTCGAAGTTCTACTTTCAATGCGGAAGTTTCTACATTTCGAGACAGGATGGCAAATAAAGAATTAGCGTTCTACTTTTTAAGCAAAACTTTCTACATAAGCCCCGCAATTTTCCACATTACCAGCGTTCCGTTCTACATTAGCAAAGAAACTTTCTACTTTTCCCGAAAAATCGGCAAATAAAAGCGAGCCCCCTAGAAGCGAGCCACAAACCAAAAAAGCACCCGAAAGCCAGTTAATGACTTCCGAATGCTGTCTGTTCATATAAGCCTATTGTGGTACACGAGCTGTCCAGCGAGATAAGTCAGCGCCTTCAGCTGTTACTAATTCTTTAGGGAAGATGAAGGTCCAAGGCTTTGTCGTATTAGGTTGTACTGTTAATACA harbors:
- a CDS encoding polysaccharide pyruvyl transferase codes for the protein MKIGIVGNYGNDNNGDEAILLSIIRQLQKVFQIDTKNITVFSNNPKQTAERYSVQSYPLYYKNGNAVKTFMKTYKENSNVVKNLDFVVIGGGGILMDLYKREAPLYGSYAMMAKNNNVPYVVYGCGAGPLNTGLGKWFIRYMAKHAQNISVRDPQSEQLLKTIGVKRNVHVIGDPAFSLEVERSNYSDKPKSVGVTAVPYYNASYWPTGDETKYENYINGMAKNLDRLIEEHNVDVTFFATKYPQDADVTKDIQAKMKHPENTKIIDENLPPQRILHITSTFDVLIGTRLHSLILATDAKTPIIGVSYHVKVNDFLQMAGLGNYSLPIDSLHESDEKFAMLFNDMAVDWNGAQNLAARTNASFKEKSALGEQLLKEGAKK
- a CDS encoding glycosyl transferase encodes the protein MKKVFVISNMYPSKEHLAYGIFVKNQVEQLEQEGIDTVLAVNTNPATGKKNVILKYLKWAQQFMRVFRANKRNISLTHSHYVFPSGIFSYYLKKRHNIPYIVTAHGGDINKMAKKGGQIREFTEKILQSADHVIAVGEELGATIETTFHVENDKISVMSMGIDRTVFNKADDKKQHAKELGMDPDKTNFLFVGNIIREKGVTELVRAFNKVTESLPQQAALYCVGSTKDSNFTSKVKELARDNTAIHFIEPLPQQELARYFQAADVFVLPSYIEGLGLVALEAMSCGTPVIASDVGGLHYMLADGAGVLVPPKDEILLQLALENAVKDGIAVNEARVAELLHTHDAKNIIARLKELYTTHAK
- a CDS encoding murein biosynthesis protein MurJ; its protein translation is MKGILKIVGAVAVINILARLVGFARETYIGIEFGTTLYSDSIVNAYTIPNFLYLVIGGAFTTAFISIYHKTSSSITEYIQRTFTTIVVSITLIVILFMVLADPILMQFFQVENQAEYEILRSLYYWMMPSTIMLVLSTWMSGILNVQGRYHLSAFSVLIYNASFLLVSVVLSITMGPVGMGIGALVGAICMFLFLVFGVRNVKEMSFKPNFKQAEDQKMLWKVALPIMLGGATAQLYILIQRFFTNMLEAGVPSAMNYATKMSQFPQAILMTAVTTVIFPLLSKKEGEGDTESVKQLYVRGMRLLYLLVLPVSVFFYFQAEGIVRIIFEYKEFDAESTAITAPLLQVFSTTMFFLAANTYITRFYYAKGNSVLPMIFSILTVFGVNIAVVMATIDEMGANAVALGTLISAIVNFLLLVFVLQSKYKLKLLDNNVSQLFKLAIIGLIYVAINWAIAHWISIDQKWLHIIATFIVASISYMILLFAFKMDELQQITGKVKGKILRKK
- a CDS encoding peptidase S41 is translated as MLKRRLSAILFFIMCLTVPLTVLGAPLDEAKQIVKENYVGNINGDINRATSIDQLTEMLDSYSAYFTPEEFDEFINGVDLTTVGIGVIIEKVEGGIQISELIDGGSAKNAGLKVGDIITEIDGKPVAELTIDQASLLIKGAANTTVSLTLSREDGTIITKKLTRKAFSLPNVETKLLYGNTGYISLNSFSNDTVSLVTKAIRDLKNKGAKSFIFDLQNNGGGYVTAAEQLIGMFPNASYAYKLKETSGTSIVRSMKQSTTFPENTKMLINRYSASSSEMTAAALSDQKAVTLYGETTYGKGSMQAFYELEDGSFLKLTVGHFYGPNGTKINEVGVKPHIKTASEPLFKAHYDTIASNLKTYKELAALKNVPLNKTFTIKFSAKLAKELNASSVELVELGADTVKTTHKLSGQQLVVTPAKELTAGKEYALIVHPKVKNEKGKNLKAGVYLHVTTKQ
- a CDS encoding branched-chain amino acid transporter — encoded protein: MNSKSSFFRENIAVGFMLFALFLGAGNIIFPPQLGQMAGENIVISMIGFLITGVGLPLLGIIAVAKNGGDLEILAGRINPYFGIIFTSIIYLSIGPFFAIPRTGAVSYSIGVEPFLTEAMKGSWIPLFITTLIFFGITFYLAYNPTKIVDRVGKILTPALLVVICLLAIKAVITPLGEAGEAQGPYINNAFGESFIQGYLTMDVLASLVFGIVIVQSLVARGVTDRAKQVKITIFAGIVAAIGLAFVYVSLGYIGVTSTSAIGFQEDGGTIISLAAQKLYGQAGNIILSAVIILACLTTSVGLLSANATFFHKIFPKVSYQVYLVIFALFSFGVSNFGLSDLINLSLPVLVAIYPFAIVLMIFALFGNLFNHAPSVYGMALIFTGIVAIYDGIKQAGFEIEAYDKFLSIFPFYEQGIAWVVPALVGGVIGYIMYLAKRK
- a CDS encoding hydrolase, which encodes MLNNKWKVVLTGVTFSLALFIAPDAQASTYTVKHGDTLTKIAKAHNTTINQLRQWNKLSQDRIFIAQKLVVAPAKSAVSKTAAATKTAATKTTAVSVVEEKVETLQNAVSHTVIKGDNLTKIAKKYSITVASIKQLNNLKTDAIKVGQKLTISPQSTKDLAVEAPSAKTVEAEINFNQTADDAIEKQLKKEVAMPGKVSQQTEHLYAQAIEAANAVLGTPYKYGGTTTDGFDCSGFVNYIFNSVGIQMDRKSSLMYFEQDTTKVTQPVPGDLVFFKNTFIPNVSHMGIYIGNDEFIHAGSKGITVSNVKEKYWDERFVAYKRINNLK
- a CDS encoding hydrolase, translated to MDYLKLIRNTVLTLAAAFVIFFAPVNEKEASAEESAYSIDELKEVSSKYLGVRYSYGGTSAKGFDCSGYVRHVFKELGITSLNRTSSDMYTQGTKVKKSDLEPGDLVFFNTSGKRISHVGIYIGSGKFIHASTSKGVIKTSINDKYYWGKKYVGAKRIANFSTEEALVADADDSDVDNTPEAE